The Saccharomonospora cyanea NA-134 genome includes a region encoding these proteins:
- a CDS encoding NAD(P)H-quinone dehydrogenase, whose amino-acid sequence MTKIVIMGGGPAGYEAALVAAQHDADVTVVERDGLGGACVLYDCVPSKTFIASSGARASLQSFTELGIQVDPPHTDLPTVHGRVRGLALAQSADIRARVQREGVRVVSGTARFRDTEPGLATHKVGVTHPETGEEELLDADVVLVATGATPRVLPGAVPDGERILDWRQLYSLRELPEHLAVVGSGVTGAEFASAYTEMGVKVTVVSSRDRVLPHEDADAAAVLEEVFSKRGTTVVKHARADRVERTADGVVVHLTDGRRIEASHALMTVGSVPNTTDIGLERVGIEPGPGGFINVDRVSRTSAPGVYAAGDCTGVLMLASVASMQGRIAMWHALGEGVAPIRLRTVAANVFTHPEIATVGVSQQAIDSGEVPARTIMLPLATNARAKMEGVRHGFVKLFCRPATGVVVGGVVVAPNASELILPIALAVQNQLTVDNLALTFSVYPSLSGSVTEAGRQLMRHDDLD is encoded by the coding sequence TTGACCAAGATCGTGATCATGGGTGGTGGTCCCGCCGGTTACGAGGCGGCACTGGTCGCGGCGCAACACGACGCGGACGTCACTGTGGTCGAGCGTGACGGTCTCGGCGGTGCGTGCGTGCTGTACGACTGTGTTCCCTCCAAGACGTTCATCGCCTCGTCCGGCGCTCGGGCGAGCCTCCAGAGCTTCACCGAGCTGGGCATCCAGGTGGACCCGCCACACACCGACCTGCCGACCGTGCACGGTCGGGTGCGGGGCCTGGCGCTCGCCCAGTCGGCCGACATCCGAGCCCGCGTGCAGCGGGAAGGCGTCCGGGTGGTCAGCGGCACGGCCCGGTTCCGGGACACCGAGCCGGGGCTCGCGACCCACAAGGTCGGGGTGACCCACCCAGAGACCGGAGAGGAAGAGCTCCTCGACGCCGACGTGGTGCTGGTCGCCACGGGTGCGACGCCCAGGGTGCTGCCCGGGGCCGTGCCGGACGGGGAGCGGATCCTGGACTGGCGGCAGCTCTACAGCCTGCGCGAGCTCCCGGAACACCTCGCCGTGGTCGGTTCGGGTGTGACGGGGGCGGAGTTCGCCTCGGCCTACACCGAGATGGGCGTGAAGGTCACCGTGGTGTCGAGCCGGGACCGCGTGCTGCCGCACGAGGACGCCGACGCCGCCGCGGTGCTGGAGGAGGTCTTCTCCAAGCGCGGCACCACCGTGGTGAAGCACGCGAGGGCCGACCGTGTCGAGCGCACGGCCGACGGGGTGGTCGTCCACCTCACGGACGGCAGGCGGATCGAGGCCAGCCACGCGCTGATGACCGTCGGCTCGGTGCCCAACACGACCGACATCGGTCTCGAACGCGTCGGTATCGAACCCGGCCCCGGCGGGTTCATCAACGTCGACCGCGTGTCGCGGACCAGCGCTCCCGGCGTGTACGCGGCCGGTGACTGCACGGGCGTGCTCATGCTGGCTTCGGTGGCGAGCATGCAGGGGCGGATCGCGATGTGGCACGCCCTCGGCGAGGGCGTGGCGCCGATCCGGTTGCGCACGGTGGCGGCCAACGTGTTCACCCACCCCGAGATCGCCACGGTGGGCGTGAGCCAGCAGGCCATCGACTCCGGCGAGGTGCCCGCGCGCACGATCATGCTGCCACTGGCCACGAACGCCCGCGCGAAGATGGAGGGTGTCCGCCACGGCTTCGTGAAGCTGTTCTGCCGTCCCGCGACGGGCGTCGTGGTGGGCGGTGTGGTGGTGGCCCCCAACGCGAGCGAGCTGATCCTGCCCATCGCGCTGGCCGTGCAGAACCAGCTCACGGTGGACAATCTGGCATTGACGTTCTCGGTGTACCCGTCGCTGTCCGGGTCGGTCACCGAGGCGGGCCGTCAGCTCATGCGTCACGACGACCTCGACTGA
- a CDS encoding VOC family protein, whose amino-acid sequence MAVRDTPYPDGTPCWVDLMVPDPRMAMDFYGALFGWDFADQGDAAGNYLLCSVDGRVVAGMGGSSPDREAPSVWTTYLATSDVDATAARITEAGGRLLMAPMDVMAEGRMVMASDPTGAVFGLWQAGNTVGVQLTDMPSALVWNECMTRDFEAAKEFYRRVFGYTVQDMEDEEFDYATLLVGDRIVGGVGGLPSEVPADVPPHWMSYFGVTDTDATVARAIALGGTVVSPPTDSPYGRMAAIADNQGVALSVITVAAEPEEQRAGSPF is encoded by the coding sequence ATGGCTGTTCGCGACACGCCCTATCCCGACGGAACCCCGTGCTGGGTCGACCTCATGGTGCCGGATCCCCGAATGGCGATGGACTTCTACGGGGCGTTGTTCGGCTGGGACTTCGCCGATCAGGGCGACGCGGCGGGCAACTACCTGCTGTGCTCGGTGGACGGGCGGGTCGTGGCCGGGATGGGCGGCTCCTCCCCGGACCGCGAGGCCCCATCGGTCTGGACCACCTACCTCGCGACCTCCGATGTCGACGCCACGGCCGCGAGGATCACCGAAGCGGGCGGGCGGCTGCTCATGGCGCCCATGGACGTGATGGCGGAAGGCCGGATGGTGATGGCCTCCGACCCGACGGGCGCCGTGTTCGGCCTGTGGCAGGCCGGCAACACCGTTGGCGTGCAGCTGACCGACATGCCCTCGGCCCTGGTCTGGAACGAGTGCATGACCCGTGACTTCGAGGCGGCGAAGGAGTTCTACCGGCGCGTTTTCGGCTACACCGTCCAGGACATGGAGGACGAGGAGTTCGACTACGCCACCCTGTTGGTGGGCGACCGCATCGTCGGAGGTGTGGGCGGGTTGCCCTCCGAGGTGCCTGCCGACGTGCCGCCGCACTGGATGTCGTACTTCGGTGTCACGGACACCGACGCGACGGTGGCCAGGGCGATCGCGTTGGGCGGCACCGTGGTCTCGCCGCCCACCGACAGCCCGTACGGGCGGATGGCCGCCATCGCCGACAACCAGGGCGTGGCATTGTCGGTGATCACCGTGGCGGCCGAGCCGGAGGAGCAGCGGGCCGGCTCGCCGTTCTGA
- a CDS encoding DUF305 domain-containing protein, translating to MPHTRRVLPSLALLLTLTAACGTENTTTEPSPPPNAAPKTASATSEPTSDHNRGDVEFATRMIPHHEQAVVAADLALERAANPEIADLARRIKAAQEPELERLLALPILWGETATPGEGERDHDHSHLMTEETFQALQQSAGHAFDALWLQTMIEHHEGAVHMAEAQLRDGRNALASMYAQDIIDRHNTEIDEMRTLAAQ from the coding sequence TTGCCGCACACACGTCGCGTTCTACCCTCGCTGGCTCTCCTGCTCACCCTCACCGCCGCCTGCGGCACCGAGAACACCACCACCGAACCGAGCCCTCCCCCGAACGCGGCGCCGAAAACGGCCTCCGCCACGTCCGAGCCCACCAGCGACCACAACCGCGGCGACGTCGAGTTCGCCACCAGGATGATCCCGCACCACGAACAGGCCGTCGTGGCCGCCGACCTCGCCCTGGAACGCGCGGCCAACCCGGAGATCGCCGACCTCGCCCGACGCATCAAAGCGGCACAGGAACCGGAGTTGGAGCGACTCCTGGCCCTGCCAATCCTGTGGGGAGAAACGGCCACACCGGGCGAAGGAGAACGAGACCACGACCACTCCCACCTCATGACCGAGGAAACGTTCCAGGCACTCCAGCAGAGCGCCGGGCACGCATTCGACGCGCTGTGGCTGCAAACCATGATCGAACACCACGAAGGCGCCGTACACATGGCCGAAGCTCAACTCCGCGACGGCCGCAACGCTCTCGCCTCGATGTACGCCCAGGACATCATCGACCGGCACAACACGGAAATCGACGAGATGAGAACACTCGCCGCACAGTAA
- a CDS encoding DUF305 domain-containing protein: MKKSLVRAALVAAMAAAVAAGCAGGDSGGDGTDTAGDTGSRPGPSTSAQQQAHNEADVAFVRQMIPHHVGAIEMAELAEGRTDNPRILDLADRIEQAQGPEIEQMRNQLHAWGVGEMPGMAPEDMDHGDMGHGEMPGMGAEDMRKLEQANGTEFDRLFLELMIEHHQGAVDMSHTVLDKGSDPEVKDLARRIIDTQEAEITEMRSLLES; this comes from the coding sequence ATGAAGAAGTCCCTGGTTCGCGCTGCCCTCGTGGCGGCGATGGCCGCGGCGGTGGCCGCCGGATGCGCCGGAGGCGACAGCGGCGGCGACGGCACGGACACCGCCGGTGACACCGGTTCCCGGCCCGGCCCGAGCACCTCGGCGCAACAGCAGGCCCACAACGAGGCGGACGTGGCCTTCGTCCGGCAGATGATCCCTCACCACGTGGGGGCCATCGAGATGGCCGAACTCGCCGAAGGCCGCACCGACAACCCGCGGATCCTCGACCTCGCCGACCGCATCGAACAGGCGCAGGGCCCCGAGATCGAGCAGATGCGAAACCAGCTCCACGCCTGGGGAGTCGGCGAGATGCCCGGGATGGCCCCCGAGGACATGGACCACGGCGACATGGGTCACGGTGAGATGCCCGGCATGGGTGCCGAGGACATGCGGAAACTCGAACAGGCCAACGGCACCGAGTTCGACCGGCTGTTCCTGGAGCTGATGATCGAGCACCACCAGGGTGCCGTCGACATGTCCCACACCGTGCTGGACAAGGGCAGTGACCCCGAGGTGAAGGACCTCGCCCGGCGCATCATCGACACCCAGGAAGCCGAGATCACCGAGATGCGCTCGCTGCTGGAAAGCTGA
- a CDS encoding DUF6153 family protein: MTDGRRSVIPRWLLLCLVLLGLVTMHHVVDQHSEHTGSATALQQVAVEHHGPVPDDSPAPSHDHSSVLGHLCFAVLVGSIVLLLAVRFVRRFPGTVARLRPRAAHTGGGRAPPVPLPLTSGFVYDLCVLRL, from the coding sequence GTGACCGACGGACGCCGGAGCGTGATACCACGCTGGCTGTTGCTCTGTCTGGTGTTGCTGGGGCTGGTCACCATGCATCACGTGGTGGACCAGCACAGCGAGCACACCGGCTCCGCGACCGCCCTCCAGCAGGTCGCCGTCGAACACCACGGCCCGGTGCCCGACGATTCGCCGGCACCGTCGCACGACCACTCGTCGGTACTGGGCCACCTGTGCTTCGCGGTGCTCGTCGGCTCGATCGTCCTGCTGCTCGCCGTGAGATTCGTCCGTCGCTTCCCTGGCACCGTCGCCAGGCTCAGACCGCGTGCGGCTCACACCGGTGGGGGACGCGCCCCGCCTGTTCCCCTTCCGCTCACCAGCGGCTTCGTCTACGACCTCTGTGTGCTGCGGCTGTGA
- the glpK gene encoding glycerol kinase GlpK — protein MASYVAAIDQGTTSTRTMIFDHSGQVVASDQREHKQIFPKAGWVEHDAEEIWANTRATAAGALAGADLTAGDIAAVGITNQRETTLVWDRRTGKPVYNAIVWQDTRTDRIIGELGALGGGQERYRDRTGLPLATYFSGPKIKWILDNVEGVRERAENGDLLFGNMDTWVLWNMTGGVDGGIHVTDPTNASRTLLMDLDTLSWDESIAADMGIPMSMLPEIRSSSETYGTTRERGALGGVPIAGILGDQQAATFGQACLSVGEAKNTYGTGNFVLLNTGTDKVMSQNGLLTTVCYKIGSKDTVYALEGSIAVTGSLVQWLRDNLKMISSAAEIEEHARTVEDNGGAYIVPAFSGLFAPYWRSDARGAVVGLTRYVNKGHLCRAVLEATGFQTREVIDAMNADSGVPLKTLKVDGGMVVNDLLMQFQADILGVSVIRPKVNETTALGAAYAAGLAVGFWESEDDIRSNWAEDRRWEPSMDESRREREYRNWKKAVTRTFDWVEDGD, from the coding sequence ATGGCTTCGTACGTCGCCGCGATCGACCAGGGCACCACGTCGACTCGCACGATGATCTTCGATCACTCCGGACAGGTCGTGGCTTCCGACCAGCGGGAGCACAAGCAGATCTTCCCCAAGGCGGGGTGGGTCGAACACGACGCTGAGGAGATCTGGGCCAACACCAGGGCCACCGCGGCCGGAGCGCTCGCAGGCGCCGACCTCACCGCGGGTGACATCGCCGCCGTCGGCATCACCAACCAGCGCGAGACCACACTGGTGTGGGACCGCAGGACCGGCAAGCCCGTCTACAACGCCATCGTCTGGCAGGACACGCGCACCGACCGCATCATCGGGGAGTTGGGCGCGCTCGGCGGTGGGCAGGAGCGTTACCGCGACCGCACCGGGTTGCCACTGGCCACGTACTTCTCCGGACCCAAGATCAAGTGGATTCTGGACAACGTGGAGGGTGTGCGGGAACGCGCCGAGAACGGCGACCTGCTGTTCGGCAACATGGACACCTGGGTGTTGTGGAACATGACCGGCGGCGTCGACGGCGGTATCCACGTCACCGACCCCACCAACGCGTCGCGCACGCTGCTCATGGACCTCGACACCCTGTCCTGGGACGAGAGCATCGCCGCCGACATGGGCATTCCGATGTCCATGCTCCCGGAGATCCGGTCGTCGTCCGAGACGTACGGCACCACCCGCGAGCGTGGTGCGCTCGGCGGTGTGCCCATCGCCGGCATCCTCGGTGACCAGCAGGCGGCCACCTTCGGGCAGGCCTGCCTGTCGGTCGGTGAGGCGAAGAACACCTACGGCACCGGCAACTTCGTGCTGCTCAACACGGGCACCGACAAGGTCATGTCGCAGAACGGGCTGCTCACCACCGTCTGCTACAAGATCGGGTCGAAGGACACCGTGTACGCGCTCGAAGGCTCCATCGCCGTCACCGGGTCGCTGGTGCAGTGGTTGCGCGACAACCTCAAGATGATCAGCTCGGCGGCCGAGATCGAGGAACACGCGCGCACGGTGGAGGACAACGGCGGCGCCTACATCGTGCCCGCGTTCTCCGGGCTGTTCGCACCGTACTGGCGTTCCGACGCCCGCGGCGCCGTCGTCGGTCTGACCCGGTACGTCAACAAGGGACACCTGTGCCGCGCGGTGCTCGAGGCGACGGGGTTCCAGACCCGTGAGGTGATCGACGCGATGAACGCCGACTCCGGCGTTCCGCTGAAGACACTCAAAGTGGACGGCGGCATGGTGGTCAACGACCTGCTCATGCAGTTCCAGGCGGACATCCTGGGAGTGTCGGTGATCCGGCCGAAGGTCAACGAGACCACCGCGCTCGGCGCGGCCTACGCCGCGGGGCTCGCCGTCGGCTTCTGGGAGAGCGAGGACGACATCCGCAGCAACTGGGCCGAGGACAGGCGCTGGGAGCCGAGCATGGACGAGTCCCGGCGCGAACGCGAGTACCGCAACTGGAAGAAGGCCGTCACGAGGACCTTCGACTGGGTCGAGGACGGCGACTGA
- a CDS encoding MIP/aquaporin family protein, which produces MSVKDTRHQTSGLSRLRSTTGGELLAEFLGTAVLILLGCGSVAVALAGLPGSGRQMDAFGPGNWLIIALGWGLAVAFAVYVAGGVSGAHINPAVTLAFAVRRQFPWAKVLPYWVAQVLGAFVGAAIVYWVYADAINAFNTAEGFAARPESVPTFSIFATFPAEYFGGGVWGPLVDQIVGTAILVLAIAALIDSRNQAPQSNFGPWVIGFVVVAIGLSFGTNAGYAINPARDFGPRLLAYFAGWGEAALPGNGEWFSNYWWIPILGPLIGGVLGILIYDLFIGQVLKAREEAPGVIEAPPPGRVPEPTDGTETRKSAE; this is translated from the coding sequence ATGAGTGTGAAGGACACCCGTCACCAGACCAGCGGCCTGTCCAGACTCCGATCGACCACGGGCGGGGAGTTGCTGGCCGAGTTCCTGGGAACGGCGGTGCTCATCCTGTTGGGCTGCGGCTCGGTCGCGGTCGCGCTTGCCGGGCTACCCGGCTCCGGACGCCAGATGGATGCCTTCGGACCGGGCAACTGGCTGATCATCGCGTTGGGCTGGGGTCTCGCGGTGGCGTTCGCCGTCTACGTGGCGGGCGGGGTCAGCGGCGCCCACATCAACCCCGCGGTGACGCTGGCGTTCGCCGTGAGACGGCAGTTCCCGTGGGCGAAGGTGTTGCCCTACTGGGTGGCGCAGGTACTCGGCGCTTTCGTCGGCGCGGCCATCGTGTACTGGGTCTACGCCGACGCCATCAACGCCTTCAACACGGCGGAAGGATTCGCGGCCAGGCCCGAGTCGGTACCGACCTTCTCCATCTTCGCGACGTTCCCCGCCGAGTACTTCGGTGGCGGGGTATGGGGACCGCTGGTCGACCAGATCGTGGGTACGGCCATCCTCGTGCTGGCCATCGCCGCCCTGATCGACAGCCGTAACCAGGCGCCACAGAGCAACTTCGGTCCGTGGGTGATCGGCTTCGTCGTGGTGGCCATCGGGTTGAGTTTCGGCACCAACGCCGGATACGCCATCAACCCGGCCCGTGACTTCGGACCACGGCTGCTGGCCTACTTCGCGGGGTGGGGCGAGGCGGCGTTGCCCGGCAACGGCGAATGGTTCAGCAACTACTGGTGGATTCCGATTCTCGGGCCTCTCATCGGTGGTGTGCTCGGCATCCTGATCTACGACCTCTTCATCGGCCAGGTCCTGAAGGCCAGGGAAGAGGCCCCCGGTGTGATCGAGGCTCCCCCGCCGGGCCGCGTGCCCGAACCCACCGACGGGACCGAGACGCGCAAGTCGGCCGAGTGA
- the glpD gene encoding glycerol-3-phosphate dehydrogenase yields the protein MTVSLGPANREESWQRLGSESFDLVVVGGGVVGVGTALDAATRGLRVALVEARDLASGTSSRSSKLFHGGLRYLEQLEFGLVREALRERELMLTTIAPHLVKPVSFLYPLTHRVWERPYTAAGLLLYDTMGGARSVPGQKHLTRAGALRMVPALKRDALIGGIRYYDAAADDARHTMMVARTAAHYGAVVRTSTQVVEFLREADRVSGVRVRDVEDGRETDVEASVVVNCTGVWTDELQHLAGSRGRFRVRASKGVHIVVPRDRIVSETGLILRTEKSVLFVIPWRSNHWIVGTTDTDWNLDLAHPAATQRDIDYILSHVNEVLATPLTHDDIEGVYAGLRPLLAGESEETSKLSREHAVARVAPGLVAIAGGKYTTYRVMAADAVDAASADLPGRARPSITDKVPLLGADGYHALVNQADQLAARHGLHPYRVRHLLDRYGSLVGEVLAEADGRPELLKPIDAAPDYLRVEAVYAASHEGALHLEDVLARRTRISIEYPHRGVDCAEQVADLVGEVLGWSTETKAREVELYRARVKAEEESQTEQNDEGADARRLAAPEARSGLVDVAAS from the coding sequence GTGACTGTGTCGTTGGGACCGGCGAACCGCGAGGAGTCGTGGCAGCGACTGGGCAGTGAGAGTTTCGACCTCGTCGTCGTGGGTGGAGGCGTGGTGGGCGTCGGTACCGCCCTCGACGCGGCCACTCGGGGACTGCGGGTCGCCCTGGTGGAGGCGCGGGACCTCGCCTCGGGAACGTCGAGCAGGTCGAGCAAGCTGTTCCACGGAGGTCTGCGTTACCTCGAACAGCTCGAGTTCGGACTGGTGCGGGAAGCCCTGCGGGAGCGGGAGCTCATGCTCACCACCATCGCGCCGCACCTGGTTAAGCCGGTGAGCTTTCTGTACCCGCTGACCCACCGGGTGTGGGAGCGGCCGTACACGGCGGCTGGTCTGCTGCTGTACGACACGATGGGCGGCGCGCGGTCGGTGCCGGGCCAGAAACACCTGACCAGGGCCGGAGCGTTGCGCATGGTGCCCGCGTTGAAACGGGACGCGCTCATCGGCGGTATCCGCTACTACGACGCCGCTGCCGACGACGCCCGGCACACGATGATGGTGGCGCGCACCGCCGCGCACTACGGCGCTGTCGTGCGGACGTCCACCCAGGTCGTGGAGTTCCTGCGCGAGGCGGACCGCGTGTCCGGGGTGCGGGTGCGCGATGTGGAGGACGGCAGGGAGACCGACGTCGAGGCGTCCGTCGTGGTCAACTGCACGGGAGTGTGGACGGACGAGCTGCAGCACCTCGCGGGAAGCAGGGGCCGGTTCCGGGTGCGGGCCAGCAAGGGTGTGCACATCGTGGTGCCGCGCGACCGCATCGTGTCGGAGACCGGGCTGATCCTGCGCACGGAGAAGTCGGTGCTGTTCGTCATTCCGTGGCGCAGCAACCACTGGATCGTGGGCACGACCGACACCGACTGGAACCTGGACCTCGCGCATCCGGCCGCCACCCAGCGGGACATCGACTACATCCTGAGTCACGTGAACGAGGTGTTGGCGACTCCGTTGACCCACGACGACATCGAAGGCGTCTACGCGGGACTGCGTCCGTTGCTGGCGGGGGAGAGCGAGGAGACGTCGAAGCTGTCGCGGGAGCACGCGGTGGCGAGGGTGGCGCCCGGCCTGGTCGCCATCGCAGGCGGCAAGTACACGACCTACCGGGTCATGGCGGCGGACGCCGTGGACGCCGCGTCGGCCGACCTGCCGGGGCGGGCCCGGCCGTCCATCACGGACAAGGTGCCGCTGCTGGGCGCCGACGGCTACCACGCGCTCGTGAACCAGGCCGACCAGCTCGCGGCCAGGCACGGTCTGCATCCGTACCGGGTGCGGCACCTGCTCGACCGGTACGGCTCGCTCGTGGGTGAGGTGCTCGCCGAGGCCGACGGCAGGCCCGAGCTGCTGAAGCCGATCGACGCGGCGCCCGACTACCTGCGGGTGGAGGCGGTGTACGCGGCGAGCCACGAGGGTGCGCTTCACCTCGAGGACGTGCTGGCTCGGCGCACGCGCATCTCGATCGAGTACCCGCACCGGGGTGTGGACTGCGCGGAGCAGGTGGCAGACCTGGTGGGCGAGGTGCTCGGTTGGTCCACCGAGACGAAGGCGCGGGAGGTGGAGCTGTACCGCGCGAGGGTCAAGGCCGAGGAGGAGTCGCAGACCGAGCAGAACGACGAGGGAGCCGACGCGCGCAGGCTGGCGGCGCCCGAGGCCCGGTCGGGTCTGGTCGACGTGGCCGCGAGCTAG
- a CDS encoding GNAT family N-acetyltransferase, with protein MEPVEINAGGYYLRQLRADRLLDDRPALVAAFADPLMRRFVSYYVVDTLDAAGDYVRRRAEEWAGDRRCSWAIAEPTTGELLGEVGLKDLDLAAGTADVAVWVAPSARGKGIATTVVDTVVRFGFGALGLREIGYAHDPDNHASREVAQRCGFTLVGPDGSDLRWHRVAEAAGP; from the coding sequence ATGGAACCGGTCGAGATCAACGCGGGCGGGTACTACCTGCGACAGTTGAGGGCGGACCGTCTCCTGGACGACCGCCCCGCGCTCGTCGCGGCGTTCGCGGATCCGCTCATGCGACGGTTCGTCTCCTACTACGTCGTCGACACGCTCGACGCCGCAGGCGACTACGTGCGGCGGCGCGCCGAGGAGTGGGCGGGCGACCGGCGTTGCTCGTGGGCGATCGCGGAGCCGACGACCGGGGAGCTGCTGGGCGAGGTGGGGCTGAAGGACCTCGACCTGGCCGCGGGCACCGCGGACGTGGCCGTGTGGGTCGCCCCCTCGGCGCGCGGCAAGGGGATCGCCACCACGGTGGTGGACACGGTGGTGCGCTTCGGCTTCGGCGCGCTCGGGTTGCGGGAGATCGGCTACGCCCACGATCCGGACAACCACGCCTCCCGCGAGGTGGCGCAGCGATGCGGTTTCACGCTGGTGGGCCCGGACGGTTCGGACCTGCGCTGGCACCGGGTCGCGGAAGCCGCCGGACCATGA
- a CDS encoding DUF1707 SHOCT-like domain-containing protein, whose product MAVDRPNFRLSDAERAEALDVLAEHVRTGRLDIVEYDERSTAVSAARTRSDLAPVFSDLPDPRPAVLGPAPSTEAVPAAVPPLTLGRRVAAMAVPAAAVLAIVLFFTVGRVGIFVFVLPIVVALLVGSLTRQRR is encoded by the coding sequence GTGGCCGTTGATCGACCGAACTTCCGACTCAGCGACGCCGAGCGCGCCGAAGCCCTGGACGTGCTGGCCGAGCACGTCCGCACGGGGCGGCTCGACATCGTCGAGTACGACGAGCGCTCCACGGCGGTCAGCGCGGCCAGGACGAGGAGCGACCTCGCGCCCGTCTTCTCCGACCTGCCCGACCCCCGTCCCGCCGTGCTCGGCCCGGCACCTTCGACCGAAGCGGTGCCGGCGGCCGTCCCGCCGCTGACGCTGGGCCGTCGGGTCGCGGCGATGGCCGTTCCCGCCGCGGCGGTCCTGGCCATCGTCCTGTTCTTCACCGTGGGCCGGGTCGGGATCTTCGTGTTCGTGCTCCCGATCGTGGTGGCACTGCTCGTGGGCTCGCTCACCCGGCAACGTCGCTGA